From Chiloscyllium plagiosum isolate BGI_BamShark_2017 chromosome 38, ASM401019v2, whole genome shotgun sequence, a single genomic window includes:
- the LOC122541806 gene encoding bone morphogenetic protein 10-like: MPCSTWFAVLSSLSFFVQVATCKPLTGWNLSLEGEGSQNSHREGVLDEDVGFDFNAFLQSVKDELLRTLNLSDIPTQEPLKVEPPQFMVDLYNKFATDRSSMPSSNIVRSFRDEGTTSTLPAGESEGRRHVLVFNISIPRHEEITMAELRLHTFVERDRRQYGGEDRTVTVYEVLQQTQDSPPLSLLLTKRLGAKGSGCETFEVTGAVKRWIRSGVPSHRLEVQIDGGGGAGQGETPEAVGPQAPGSASSPGDMPLLVVFSDDRSHGRREAGDELKELIGKEREALAVGSGSGDQTGDLLRAQAAFPSDTSSRTRRNAKADYCKRSPLHVDFSEIGWDSWIIAPKSYEAYECRGFCHFPLTDHVTPTKHAIIQTLVNRSNPKKAVRACCVPTKLDPISVLYKDDAGVITYKYKYEGMVVAECGCR, translated from the exons ATGCCCTGTTCTACCTGGTTCGCCGTTCTGTCCTCTCTGAGTTTCTTCGTGCAAGTTGCAACGTGCAAACCGCTGACCGGTTGGAACCTGTCCCTGGAGGGAGAGGGGTCGCAGAATTCCCACCGTGAAGGCGTCCTGGATGAGGACGTGGGATTTGACTTCAACGCCTTTCTGCAGAGCGTGAAGGACGAGCTCTTGCGGACCCTGAACCTGTCGGACATCCCAACGCAGGAGCCGCTCAAAGTGGAGCCACCGCAGTTTATGGTCGACCTGTACAACAAGTTTGCCACCGACAGGTCGTCGATGCCCTCCTCCAACATCGTCAGAAGCTTCAGGGACGAAG GTACCACATCCACTCTCCCGGCTGGAGAGAGTGAGGGGAGAAGGCACGTCCTGGTGTTTAACATCTCCATCCCACGGCATGAGGAGATCACCATGGCCGAGCTGAGGCTCCACACCTTTGTGGAGAGAGACAGGAGGCAGTACGGAGGGGAGGACAGGACGGTGACGGTCTACGAAGTGCTGCAGCAAACCCAGGactctcccccactctctctgCTTCTCACCAAGCGGCTGGGGGCCAAAGGCAGCGGCTGCGAGACGTTCGAGGTGACCGGTGCCGTCAAGCGCTGGATCCGCTCAGGGGTCCCCAGCCACCGGCTGGAAGTTCAGATTGACGGCGGCGGCGGTGCTGGGCAAGGAGAGACGCCGGAGGCAGTGGGTCCTCAGGCCCCTGGCAGTGCCAGCAGCCCCGGGGATATGCCGCTGCTGGTGGTATTCTCGGATGACCGGAGCCACGGCCGGAGGGAAGCAGGAGATGAGCTGAAGGAGCTGATTGGGAAGGAGAGGGAAGCGCTGGCGGTGGGTTCGGGCTCTGGAGACCAAACGGGGGATTTGCTCCGAGCCCAGGCCGCCTTCCCTTCGGATACATCATCCCGGACCCGCAGGAACGCGAAAGCGGATTACTGCAAGCGTTCCCCGCTGCATGTGGACTTCAGTGAAATTGGATGGGACTCTTGGATCATTGCACCTAAAAGCTATGAAGCGTATGAGTGTCgagggttctgccatttccccCTAACCGACCATGTCACCCCCACCAAACATGCCATCATCCAGACCCTGGTCAACCGCTCCAACCCCAAGAAAGCGGTCCGAGCTTGCTGCGTGCCTACTAAACTAGACCCCATCTCGGTTCTGTATAAGGATGACGCTGGGGTGATCACTTATAAATACAAATATGAGGGAATGGTTGTAGCTGAGTGTGGCTGCAGATAG